The region TTTTGCCTTTGCGGTATTTGGAGTTCTGGTGATTTTACTTTCCTTTCTGCTGGAGATCTTCGGTAAAATACCGGATAAATTTGCTTTAATCATAATGGGGCTGTCACTTCTTATATGCTGCGCATGTTCCGCCTATGCCCTGTTTAATCTTCAGGCCATAGAAAGCTATTATGCCGGCCTGGATTTCCAGTATTTGCGGTTGGAAAGTGCTGGTGATTATAAGCCTCATTTTGCCACGTTCCGAATTGGATTGGGAATCTACATGACCTATATTCTCTGCTGTGCTTTTTATATCGTTGCCATTGGCAGAAGCCATTTTAAATTCCAGAAGAATCAGAAAAAGAGGAGCACAAGGAATGGATAATCGGTTGCTTGAAAAAGAAAAAAAGGCATACGTGTCATTATATAAAAAGGATGTGCTGCCATATTCACTGATCCTATGTGCCATATTGGCGGAACTCATCTATAATATCATGGTTTTGGATGTAATGCCTGTAAGTTACCTCATGGGAGCCACGGTAATGATTAATATTGTGATATTGTTTGTACTTTTTACCTGTGCCGTAAAGGTCAATATCTATCATAAAATTTGGGCGGTCATTGCTGTTTTTCTTGGTATTTACATGCTGGTCAGAATGTCTGTGCTGGTTCCCCTTGTGTTAAAGCCTTATGCCAGGCACACGGAGATCATGGCTGCAAATCTTTTGGGAGGGGTCATGCTTCTTGCGGCCGGCTTCATCAGTTTGAAGCATGCCAACAGAAGACAAAGGCTTCAGGAACAGTTACAGCAGTCAGAAGCCAGCTAGGATGAGGTGAAAAATATGGGAAAACTCCTGTTTAAAAATATAAGCAAAGCATATCCAAATGGATTTTGTGCGGTCAATAACTTCAATTTAGAGATTCAGGATGGAGAATTTATTGTTCTTGTGGGACCGTCAGGCTGTGGAAAGTCAACCCTCCTGCGTATGATTGCCGGGCTGGAAAAGATATCTGACGGTGATCTGGTTCTGGATGATAAGGTAATCAATAAATGCCCGCCGGTAGAACGGGATATTGCAGTGGTATTCCAGGACTATGCGCTGTATGGCAATATGTCGGTTTATGACAACGTTGGAATGAGCCTGCGTGTCAGACATGAAAAAGATACGGTTATTTATGACAAGGTGAAGGAAGCCTCCGGAATTTTAGGAATCGGCAGCCTGTTAAAACGTTTGCCGGGACAACTTTCCGGAGGGCAGAAACAGAGAGTGGCTCTGGCCAGATCCGTCGTAAGAAAGCCAAAGGTATTTCTTATGGATGAACCGTTGTCAAACCTGGATGCAAAGCTGAGAACCAGTACAAGGGCAGAAATCGTAAGGCTTCAGAGAGAATTAAAGGTTACGACTGTTTATGTAACTCATGACCAGACAGAGGCCATGACAATGGCAGACCGTATGGTGGTATTAAAGGACGGAATAATCCAGCAGGCAGGAACTCCCAATGAAATTTATTATGAACCCTGCAATTTATTTGTAGCAGGTTTTATTGGAGCGCCTCAGATGAATTTCATTGAAGGAAGGGTGGAGGGCAGCCGGTTTGTGTTTGGCTCTCATGCACTTTTCCTGCCCCAGAAAATCGCGGATCCCTTAAAACAATATTCTGGAAGGGAACTCATATTGGGGATCAGGCCGGAGCAGTTTTCCATCTCCAATGGGGAGGATATCAATGTGATTGCTGGGGAACTGGAAAACAAAGAGTTTTTAGGGAATTGTTATATTTTATATGTAAGAATCGGAGAATCGGTCCTGGCCTGCCAGATCGAAAGCAAGGAGGACAGCTTTGGCGGGCAGGTTAATATCCGCTTTGGTATGGAACATATCTATTTTTATGATAAGGAGACAACAGAATTGCTGATGCATGCAAGGGCGGGGGAGAATGATGAGTAAACAGTTAACTGGTATAGCGAAAGCGATGATTATGATTTCTTCTGTGGTGCACCTGATTTTTACCAATATTCATGTAAAAGCCCTTTTGCTCCTGGAACATGAGATGTGCGGTTTTGTGATGTTCCTGTTTGTTCTGATGGGACTGGTGGCTTTCTTTGAGACAACCCGCATTAAGAATAAAGAAACTGCAGAACGGATTTTTACTGCATTGGTTTGTTTTGTAACAGCAGGATTAGGATCGTATCTGGTCATGATTTACCGGGATGCGATTTCCGTGCAGCGCTCCCTTAATGTGGGTGTGGTAAATCGTGCGGTAGTTTTCAGTATGGCTATTCTTTTGGCTTATGTAATTTCCGGCCTCTTACTGATAGCTGATTTAATTAAGAACAGGTGAAGGGATCATGACTGACAGAGAAAGAAAATATGGTAGAAAGAAGATTTCAGACAATGTGAAAGCAGGAATATTCCGGTGGTGGATCGCAGGCATGTGCTACTTTTTTGTTGGATTTGGCACCCAGTCCGGAGTCTTTGCCGATCCTCTGGATATGATTTTTTTCCTTGGGCTGGGATTAGGGCTTGCAACCTTGTTTCTTTATAATCCGGTTGCTTACCGGATGTTTGATATAGTAAGAAAAGGGAGAATTTACAACCAATCCTATTTTGAACGGAGCGGGTGGCAAAATGCAGTATTAAAGCTGGCTGAAATCTTAAAAAATATGGTTCTTGCGTTTCTGATTTATATGACGTACCAAAGCGTAAATCTGCTGCTGGAGAGACTGCTTCACCTTCCGGAAGGAACGGTCACCATCCCGGGAGAACCCATTGGCTTTGCTGTGATTTACACCATCTATTATTACCTGCTGACCGGGTTGATGGATACCGTGGCCGAAATGAGGAACAAGGAGGAGAAGTAGAGACATGAGCAATCTGGTTTTTATTGGTGATCTGGGGCCTTACAAAGAACAGATCAGAGGCGTGAGAAAAAAACAGTATCAAAGACTGCTTCAGCAGGCGGACCGGTATGAGGCGTATCAACTGCCGGAGCACCATCCAAAAGAGAGCACTACCTATTTAGGCGTTGCGATCATGAATCTTGCTCTAGCCTATAGCCTGAGCGGAGAGGATAAGTATCTTTTCCAGGCAAAGCGGTTTATGGGGGCGGTTTTGTCCTATGAGCAATGGGGGAATGCCCATTTGGTGAATGTGGATTTATCCG is a window of [Clostridium] saccharolyticum WM1 DNA encoding:
- a CDS encoding ABC transporter ATP-binding protein gives rise to the protein MGKLLFKNISKAYPNGFCAVNNFNLEIQDGEFIVLVGPSGCGKSTLLRMIAGLEKISDGDLVLDDKVINKCPPVERDIAVVFQDYALYGNMSVYDNVGMSLRVRHEKDTVIYDKVKEASGILGIGSLLKRLPGQLSGGQKQRVALARSVVRKPKVFLMDEPLSNLDAKLRTSTRAEIVRLQRELKVTTVYVTHDQTEAMTMADRMVVLKDGIIQQAGTPNEIYYEPCNLFVAGFIGAPQMNFIEGRVEGSRFVFGSHALFLPQKIADPLKQYSGRELILGIRPEQFSISNGEDINVIAGELENKEFLGNCYILYVRIGESVLACQIESKEDSFGGQVNIRFGMEHIYFYDKETTELLMHARAGENDE